atgcaaaatcATGAGATCTTAGGTCCATCATCATCGAAGACCTAGAATTAGAAACACAAAAATGCACGAGAATGATAGAGGAAACCCTAGAATTAGAAGCACAAAATGAGTAAGAATGatctaaaaattgaaacacaaaaCCATGAAAATGATCTAGGATAACTCAAAATCAAAAGCGATAAATATATAAGAATGAACTAGGATAAACCTAGCATTAGAAGCGCAAAATATGTGAGAATGATCTAggataaaaaaacacaaaaagtgTGAGAATGATTTAAGacaaatccaaaataaaaaatgcaaaatgcGTAAGAAtgatttagaataaaaaatgcaGAAAGCTTATAAATAATCTAGGACTGATCACCATCTAAGAGAACAAAGGTTGTTAAGACATGTAATGAGCTAAAAGACTCATTGTGATGTACACAGTTCGAACACAAAAGTTGTTGAGAAACAAACTAAAAGGCTCGTGAGAATGCATGCAGTAACAAGGATTGTAGGGTCAAGCATGAAAAATCTTGAAGTTAATGACTTAGGATTGCTTCGGTCTCAGTTTGAAGAACAAATGCGAACAACTGCCCAAACATACAAGGGTTAGAATAACTATTGAGCCAATAGTTATTGGGGGGGCAATTAATGTGTATATGGGCCAAGCTCTAGTTAAATAGACCTAATGAGAGACTCAAGGGGGGATCCTAAGAAAAACCTAGAGGAAAAACCTAAGAAAAAAAGACTTAGGGCAAAAGAATCAACTCAATTAATATGCATCATCCCAACCATAAAGTCCATAAAGGCCAAGTTCAAAAGTTAAAGATAAGACATAAGGGACAAAACGAAAAAGAGACCCACAAAAGGCTCTAGAGACCCTCCTGGCAAATTCCCAACGAAAGGAAGTTTCGAGTGACTTGGCGAGGTGTATTGGAGACTCTTTTTTGGGACATTCCTAGAATGAGAAAAATGCAAgtagataattttaaaattttattaaaaaactatttaaTAAGAAGGGTAAAACAAATCCGGATTAATCTTGAAATAGTTTGAAGAGGTCACAAGCATGtttgcaattaaaaatttatgaaattaagaTCTATATATGATCACCAACATAAAAGTTTAGtataatttacacaaaaaaaaaaaaaaaaaccataaaagtTTAGTATCGTTTTAATTGCTAAATGTTTgacttggaaaaagaaaaataaaagcgGTGAATTAATTTGACTTATATTTTACGGGGTTCATCTAGAAGGGTACGTAGGGAAgcgaagagaagagaagagagatgaTACAAATTGGACTGGGTCAGGTTTGCCCGCCCATCCCTGAACATTAATAACAGACAGCAACTCACTGATTCGACTCACTCTCATATATGTGATTTGTCAAACTAAGGTAGGTTTGTTCAAGTCAAAAAGCTACCAGTATTCACTTCACATTGGCActtatatctttatatttttcataaaataaaattccccCCCAATCACAATATTACGTAGCATGATTTCGCGCGCGGTGGATCCCGTCAAAGTCAACAAATTTTGTGGTCAATAAACATGCAATATTTTCCGCGATTTGgagattaaatgaaatcacacTTCAATTCCAAATGGCCGGCCCCCCCACCCCCAGTGTGACAGGTTCACAGAAATTCCATCTTTcacaccacacacacacacaatttccGTCCCCCTTCCATTCCCCTCTATCCATCTATCTAACTGTGTATCATATATTCAAGTTTTATTTTACCCGCAGATTGAGCCGagatatcataaataaataaattcaagtaAAGAAACATATCTGTGTTTtactgtatttatttatatgtacgGGGTGATGTGTctcagaattaattaattaaattataattgtgaGAAATGTCACGATCAACTCAAGTGAGATACTAGGGACAAATAATATTGCAATATATAAAGAAGAAttgtgataaaaaaataataaaaatgttagaaattatgagaaaattattgTGATGGACACGAAAAGTGACTGTGAATCCTTATCAATGCCtcagaaaaataattaaaactttaaaaagatatataattattaataccaacaaaatagtaaaaatagaCTTATCCACAAAGAATTTGTGTCAATCTTCTCATTTAATTTGtatgatttctaaaaaaatctaGTATAAGGCTATCATTCATTGTCGCTAATAAAGTATACACTTAATTTAACAAAACATTGGAATTAATAATGTGTAACACAATTGTATTAAGAGTGAagtactattattattataaagtaatatataaataaataaattcaactataaccttttaaaccaaattaaatattCTGGCGAGGTTAAGGGCATGATAAATAAAAGCGATGACTCCGAGTCCGAGTAATCGAGTGAGTTGACCTCTCACTCAGGGTGACTTGAGCAAGGACGACGACGTTTGATCCATCATTCACCAACCCAACATCCAAAAACGCCATCCGTCTTAACCCGAATTTGTTAACCATGGTTAACTTGTCGTCCTCCTCTCCAGCTGGCCCTTTTTAAAGCAACCCCAACAGCAGCCGCAGATACGAGTATCCAATCAAATATCcggagcagagagagagagagagagagagagagagagaggacgaagaagaagaacgagaacaagaggaagaagagttcGAACAGTGCCTGAATATTGAGAAAGAGCTCTGTGTTAGCGGCAATGGCGTTTTACGCAGACGAAGAGGAGGTGTGGAAATGTCCACAACACCCTTCCAAGCGGAGGAAGACCGGAATTTGCCCAACCTGCCTTCGTGACCGACTCAACACCCTCTGCCCCGACTGCGCTAACGTGCGCCCCTGTGCGTGCTGCCCCACCTCCGCCACCACGTCGTCTaactcctcttcttcctcttccttctctctcttttcctcccgCAGTGTCCGGGAGTCCTCCAGGGCCGCCGGCGTCGGCTCCGTCGGCCGCGTTTCCAACCTCATCGAAAGCGAACCTTCCTTCCACCGCTCCCGATCCGTCGGACTCCCCTTCCTCCGCTCTCGGTTAGCATCAGTCAGAGATTACGGTGGCAGCAAAACTCCGGCTCCGGGAACTCAGTCCAGATCGTCGTTCTGGTCGGTGTTCAGGACGCGCAAGAACAAGAAAGGcgccgaagaagaagacgaagagtCGAAGAGGCCGGAATATTACGTGCAACGGATGATGATGAGATCAAGATCTGTGAGCGTGCCGGCGGCGTCAAACCGAGTCGCCGGAGACGTCAGAGCATCGCCGGGAAAAAACAGGGGCTGGTACTTCCCCAGCCCCATCAAAGCTTTCCGGCACTGGACAACTCCCAGAGTCGTTCGAGAACGATCTCCTTTGTATAGAggttaataatttttctttctaaacTTTCAAAGAAACAATAACAGCGGCCCGTCATTCGAGATCAATCATATAATTTTGACAAACCACAGGTGACAGGTGACATTTTCTCATGTTCTTCATCCATTCCCTCCGAACAGTAAATTTTCTTCCTGTTCCATAGATTTTCTTGCCGTCCAATATCTTCGTATGAGATTTTGATTTGTGTGCaataatgaattattattaGGTTATGATTGATTTGATATCGAAACAAATTGTCCGATCAATGATATGGCGGTGGTTAGATTAGTTGTCCCAAATGAAATGATTGAAATTAAATTGGCCTTGGGGTCATTTACATTAAATAGAACGTGGTGGTCTAATCCCGCAACTGGTCAGGATGGTTGGGAATGTGGCCACTTTTACTATTTAGATGAATGATTTGTGACAATTAAACCTCGTGGATAGGGACCAATTAGCtaccatattattattattattattattatattattattaaaatggaAACATGGTTTcctaataataaattaaaccaGCTCAATGACAATCCACGACTTTCttcatttgaatgaaaatattttgtatttatgaaattaaatgtGGACAGTGGAGACAGAAAAGGAAACGTAATAGTCCAGAATTATAGATTTATATAGTATTCTATTGAAATGAACCATACTCCTCCGCATTTTAGATTCTGAGTCCTAATATATATGCTGTATCACAAACAATTTTATTCCTATAACCGTCGAACATTATCCagaattattaatcaaattcgCCATAATCACAGATTGGAAAACCATGTTGCCTTCGCATAAGCTGTCAcgcttaattaatatatatttagtgcCTCTGCTTGGTGAGGTAGTGCAAATTAGTCAAAGCAGTCGACTATAATTGATTGGAAATGTCCCAAGTGAAAAGTCCAAGCATATATACTGGACTGGAGCAAAGATTTCAATAAATGGTGGAGGCAATGAACGTGTACCCTTTCGAATCCCATTcttccatttaattaattagttgccAAGACTCGCACGATTTTCTTTCCTAC
The Diospyros lotus cultivar Yz01 chromosome 12, ASM1463336v1, whole genome shotgun sequence DNA segment above includes these coding regions:
- the LOC127787469 gene encoding uncharacterized protein LOC127787469: MAFYADEEEVWKCPQHPSKRRKTGICPTCLRDRLNTLCPDCANVRPCACCPTSATTSSNSSSSSSFSLFSSRSVRESSRAAGVGSVGRVSNLIESEPSFHRSRSVGLPFLRSRLASVRDYGGSKTPAPGTQSRSSFWSVFRTRKNKKGAEEEDEESKRPEYYVQRMMMRSRSVSVPAASNRVAGDVRASPGKNRGWYFPSPIKAFRHWTTPRVVRERSPLYRG